A stretch of DNA from Noviherbaspirillum sedimenti:
GGGGCGCCGCGGATACCCTTGCCGACGCGGTCGATGATGCGTGCGGCAAAGATGAAGCCGACGCCCGTGGCCAGGGCGAAGAGCGGCTTGGACACCGCCCCCAGGCCGTAGCCCAGCACTGCCAGCGGCTTGCGCCGGCCCCAGTAATCCGACAGCACGCCTGAAAATACCTTGACCAGCAGTGCGGTCGCCTCGGCCACGCCCTCGATCAGGCCGACGACCAGGGCGCTCGCCCCCAGGCCGGTGACCAGGAACACCGGCAGGAGACTGTGGATCATTTCGGACGAGACATCCATCAGCAGGCTGACAAAGCCGAGGGTCCAGATGGCGGCGGGGAGGTGCTGGGCGGGACGGTGGGTCATGCGGAACGGGAATGCGCCATTTATCCTCAGGCCGCCATGCTGCCACAGGCTGCCGACATTGGCAATTTTGCACTTGCCATCGAGTTTGTCCTGGCCGGCTCTGCACGTATCGGCAAGCAGTCGCAGACCTGGGTGCGTTTTGGCGACGGGTGGAAGGTCGGGCCGCGCACGCCGCCTGAGGATGTTGGATATCATACTGCCCATGAGCACACTTTTCTCTCCCATCAAACTGGGCGCGCTGACGCTCCCCAATCGTATCGTGATCGCGCCGATGTGCCAGTATTCGGCGCAGCACGGCAACGCCACGCCTTGGCACTTGATGCACCTGGGCCAGCTGGCACTCTCCGGCGCCGGCATGTTGATCATCGAAGCCACCGCAGTCGAGGCGGATGGCCGCATTTCCGCGCAAGACCTCGGCCTGTGGTCGGATGCCAACGAGCAGGCGCTGGCTTCGACGCTGGCCGCGGTGCGCGAACATTCGGCCATGCCGATCGCGGTGCAGCTGGCGCATGCCGGCCGCAAGGCTTCGGTCGCCCCGCCCTGGCTGGGCGGCCACTTGCGGTCCTCGACCGAAGGCGGCTGGCGTACCTGGGCGCCGTCGCCCTTGCCTTTCACGCCGGGTAATGAAGCGCCGCTCGCGCTCGACCAGACAGGCCTTGCGCGCATCCGCGAGGCGTTCGCGGCGGCGACGCTGCGTGCCGCCCGCATCGGCATCGATGCCGCCGAATTGCATGCGGCGCACGGCTATCTGTTGCACCAGTTTCTTTCGCCCCTGACCAACCGGCGCGACGATGCCTATGGCGGTTCGCTGCAAAACCGCATGCGCTTTCCGCTGGAAGTATTCGAGGCGGTGCGTGCCGCCTTCCCGGCCGCACAGCCGGTCGGCGTTCGCGTATCGGCCACCGACTGGGTCGAAGGCGGGTGGGATCTGGAGCAGACTGCGGTATTTGCCGCCGCCCTGAAAGCGCGCGGCTGCGATTTTCTCGATGTCTCCAGCGGCGGCCTGTCGCCACAGCAGCAAATTGCGCTGAGTTCCGGTTACCAGGTGCCGTTTGCCGAGTACCTGAAAAAAGAAATCGGCATGCCGAGCATCGCGGTCGGCCTGATCACCGAAGCGCGCCAGGCCGAGGCGATCGTCGCTGCCGGCCAGGCCGACATGGTGGCGCTGGCGCGCGGCATCCTGTACAACCCGCGCTGGCCCTGGCATGCCGCTGCCGAGCTGGGCGCCCAGGTCGATGCAGCGCCACAGTACTTGCGCTGCCAGCCGCGCGAGCTGAAGGCGTTGTTTCGCGACGCTAAAATCGGCTAGGCGGCGCGCGCCTGCATCGGGGATTGCGCGCGGGCTGGCTATCGCAGGAGGTGCAGCATGAAATCGAACCGAAATGCTAGCGGGCCTGTCTGTGCAGGGCCGTCGCGCCTGGCCTTGGCAACGGGCGTCCTGGGTTTGCTGGGCGCCGCCGCATTTCCTGCGACCGCGGCCGATGGCATCCGCGCACAAATCCTTGCCCGCGGCCTGGAACACCCGTGGGCCCTGGCGTTCATCGACCAGGGCCGCATGCTGGTGACCGAACGTCCGGGGCGTCTGCGCCTGGTGGCGCCGGACGGCACGGTCGGCGCACCGATCGCCGGCGTGCCTGCAGTGGATGCCGGCGGCCAGGGCGGCTTGCATGACGTGGTGACGGACAGCGGCTTTGCCGCTAATCGCACGATCTACCTGTGTTACGCCGAAGAAGGCCCGGGCGGCAACTCGACCGCGCTGGCGTCGGCGCGTCTGTCGGCGGACGGCCGACGGCTGGAGCAGGTGAAGGTCTTGTTCAGCCAGCGTCCCAAAGTGCGCAGCAGCGCGCATTTCGGCTGCCGCGTCGTCGAGGCGAGCGATGGCAGCCTCTACCTGACGCTGGGCGACCGCTACAGCCGCAAGGAAGATGCCCAGACCCTGGACAACCATCTCGGCAAGATCGTGCGCATCAACAAGGATGGTAGCGTCCCGCCGGACAATCCCTTTGCCGGCGCGGGCAAGCCGGCCGGCGCCCTGCCCGAGATCTGGAGCTATGGCCACCGCAACAGCCAGGGAGCCGCCCTCGGCCCCGGCGGCAAGCTGTGGATGCACGAGCATGGCCCGCAGGGCGGCGATGAAATCAATCGCGCCGAGGCCGGCAAAAATTACGGCTGGCCGGTGATTACCTATGGCGAGAATTACGGTGGCGGCAAGATCGGCGCCGGCATCACCGCCAAGGCTGGCATGGAGCAGCCGCTGCATTACTGGACGCCATCGATCGCCCCTTCGGGCATGGCTTTCCTGAAAAGCGATCGCTATGGCAAGGCGTGGCAAGGCAGCCTGCTGGTCGGCTCGCTCAAGTTTGATTATCTGGCGCGGCTGGAACTGCGCGACGGCAAAGTCGTCCGTGAAGAAAAGCTGTTGCAAGACCTTGGCCAGCGCATCCGGGATGTACGGATGGGGCCGGATGGCCTGCTCTACATCTTGACCGACGAGCGCCGGGGGCAATTGATCCGCCTGCAGCCGGCGCCTTGATTGGTCGTCTGTTTTTCTCGCGTGTTGGCCGATGCCAGCCAGGACAGGAAATGCTCACAGGCAACTTATTTGTCGCAATAATGCTGAAAAACAGTGCCTGTCTGTGTTGGTTGCAGCATCTGAGACCGTTTTTTTACGCTTTAATCCAAATATATTTTTTCCTAAAGGCAAGCTTATCTTCGTCAGCGTGCCACTGAACGTCCTACAACTTTCAGTATTGACCGACCCCTGTATCGGTTTTTCTCAAACAAGCCAAAGCCGCATTCCTAGTGTGTTTGCGGCGCTCAGGCTGGTGCTGGACATATTGTTTGATGTTTCTCAAATTGCTCCCGGGATTACACGCTCTGTAGGAATTTCCCTAGTAATTATTGGTTATGCTTACCCCGTGTTTCAGTGAGCGCCTGATTTCCGTCATGTCCGGAAATTTTCATAATTCAATCCATCGATTGCTGCAATGCAAAGAACAGCAAGGAATTCCGTTCCGCGAACAACTCTTACAACCGGGAAATCATCATGCTGAACACATCAATGTCCGATATCAAGTCCACTTCCGCTAGCGTACGTAACGTTTCTGCTGCAGTGCCGCGTCAGGGCAAGTTGTGGTCCAGCCTGAATGAGATCTGCGATCTGTTGCGCATTCCGGTTGCGCTCGGTGGCTTTCATGACGAATTCCAGTTTCAGCACGTGCAATTCAAATCGGGCCAGCGCATCCATACCATTGGCCAGCCCTTCGACATGCTGTATATCGTCTACTCCGGCTTCCTGAAATCCGTGATCATCGACGAATCCGGCAATGAACAGGTGCTCGGCTTCCCGATGAAGGGCGACCTTTTCGGCATCGACGGCATCCATGGCAAGCATTATTCCACCGAGGCGGTGGCATTGTCGAATTGCGAAATCATCCTGGTGCCTTTCAAGGCTTTCCTGACCATCGGCCGCGCCAACGCCGAGCTGGAAGCGGCGATCTATGGTGTGATGAGTCGTGAACTGGTGCGCGAGCAAAGTCTGATTGGCACGCTCGGTTCGCTGTCGGCTGAGGCGCGCGTGGCGCGTTTCCTGGTGTCGCTGTCGGAACGTTTCGCCGACATGGGTTATTCGGGCAAGCAGTTCAATCTGCGCATGACGCGCCAGGAAATCGGCAATTACCTCGGCCTGACGCTGGAAACCGTCAGTCGGACCTTCTCGGCCTTCAATGCCATCGGCCTGATTTCAGTCGACCAGCGCGCCATCGTGCTGCACGATATTCAGGCGCTGCGAACCCTGCGCCGCCTGCCCCCTTCGCATGCGCGCGCCAAGGCGGAAGCTGCCAAGGCATTGAAACAGGCCAATGCGGCAGCCAGCAGTGCAGAGGAGGCCATCTGATCGCGCGCGGCGGCGCAAGACATCACCTTCGCAGCCGCAACCTGCTTCATTGTTTTTAATGCGCGGGATAATGCGCAGGTATCAGATATGAAATCCGTCAATTATCTGCATTAATTGCGCCGCCTGCTTCTGATATGGGATGCCAACAATCAGAAATCTTCCTATGATCAGAGGCATCCCTCTGAATGCCGTTAGTGTTCCGGGTTTTTCTGGCAAACTGTCCCTACCTACAAGACGCGGCCACGCCAAGGGAACGCTATGCCAAAAGCCCTCAAGTTCGTCGCCATTCTCCTCGCCGCATTGCTGGCCCTGGTGGCAATTGCCGCCGCCATCTTCGCTGCCACCTTCAATCCGAACGATTACAAGCCGCAATTGATTCGCCTGGTGGCGGAAAAAAAACAGCGCACCCTGGCTATCCCAGGCGATATCAAGCTGAGCTTTTTTCCGAAACTTGGCGCGCAGCTGGGCCAGGTCAGCCTTTCCGAACATAAGGGTAGCGCCGAATTTGCGTCCTTCAATCAAGCCAGGGTATCGCTGGCGCTGATGCCGCTCTTGCGCCGCCAACTGGTGGTGGACCAGGTCAGCATCGATGGCGCGCAGGTTCGCATCCGGCGCAATGCCGACGGCAGCACCAATTTCGACGACTTGCTGGCGCAGGAGCCAGGAAAGGAAGAGCCGCAACCCGAAGAACCGCCGGCGGCAGAACAGTTCGGCTTCGACATTTCCGGCATCGATATCCGCAATACCCAGGTGAGCTTCGACGACTTGCAGGCAAAGCGCCAGGTCGAACTGGCAAACCTGAATCTGGAAACCGGCAAGATTGCCAACGGCGTGCCGAGCCAGCTGACGCTCTCGGCCGATGTGAAAAGCAGCGCGCCGGCCGTGGCCGCCAGGGTCGCCGTGAAGAGCGGCTTCACCATCGACCTCGGGCAGAAGCACTACCTCCTGCACGGCATGGACTCCGAGATCAAGGGCAAGCTGCTGGATTTCACCGATGCCCTCGTGCGTTTTTCCGGCGACGCCGACCTGCAGCCGGATGCAAAACGCTTCGCGCTGGAAGGAGTGAAGTTCGCCGCCAGCGGCAAGCGCGGCGCGCAAGCCATTGAATTACGGATGGAAACGCCGAAGCTGGCGCTCACTGACAAAGAGGCCAGCGGCGGCAAGTTGAGCGGCGAGGCGAAGCTGGTCGAAGGTCTGCGCAACATCAGTGCCAAGTTCAGCGCACCTTCGTTCGAGGGCTCCCCCCAGGCGTTCCGGCTGCCCGCGGTGGCGCTGGATGTGGCTATCAAGGAAGGCAAGCTGGATGCCACTGCCAAGCTGGCCGGCAACATCAGCGGCGATATCGACAAGCTGCTGTTCCAGTCGCCGCAGCTGAAGCTGGCGCTGGCGGGCCGGCAGGGCGACACCGCCATCGATGGCAACCTGACTACGCCCCTGAGCGCCAACCTGAAGACCAGGCGAATCGACCTTCCCTCCATTGTCG
This window harbors:
- a CDS encoding Crp/Fnr family transcriptional regulator, producing MLNTSMSDIKSTSASVRNVSAAVPRQGKLWSSLNEICDLLRIPVALGGFHDEFQFQHVQFKSGQRIHTIGQPFDMLYIVYSGFLKSVIIDESGNEQVLGFPMKGDLFGIDGIHGKHYSTEAVALSNCEIILVPFKAFLTIGRANAELEAAIYGVMSRELVREQSLIGTLGSLSAEARVARFLVSLSERFADMGYSGKQFNLRMTRQEIGNYLGLTLETVSRTFSAFNAIGLISVDQRAIVLHDIQALRTLRRLPPSHARAKAEAAKALKQANAAASSAEEAI
- a CDS encoding AsmA family protein gives rise to the protein MPKALKFVAILLAALLALVAIAAAIFAATFNPNDYKPQLIRLVAEKKQRTLAIPGDIKLSFFPKLGAQLGQVSLSEHKGSAEFASFNQARVSLALMPLLRRQLVVDQVSIDGAQVRIRRNADGSTNFDDLLAQEPGKEEPQPEEPPAAEQFGFDISGIDIRNTQVSFDDLQAKRQVELANLNLETGKIANGVPSQLTLSADVKSSAPAVAARVAVKSGFTIDLGQKHYLLHGMDSEIKGKLLDFTDALVRFSGDADLQPDAKRFALEGVKFAASGKRGAQAIELRMETPKLALTDKEASGGKLSGEAKLVEGLRNISAKFSAPSFEGSPQAFRLPAVALDVAIKEGKLDATAKLAGNISGDIDKLLFQSPQLKLALAGRQGDTAIDGNLTTPLSANLKTRRIDLPSIVAAFALPNPGGGSLKLNAAGNASVDLAKSSLSTALKGKLDESSFDARFGMAPFSPAAYTFAIDIDRINADRYLGKGGASAPASAPAKATGKPAGKAAGAGAPASQGIDLSALRELRARGTLNVGALTLHNLKASKLRATLHAGDGKLEISPLAANLYGGNASGSVSATASKAPRFALKQNLTGIDVGPLLKDAIDKQPIEGRGNVTLDVTSAGGGFDQIKRSLNGSARLELRDGAVHGVNVAQAIRKAKAKIGELRGQQAADAGTGSVAEKTDFSELSGSFRISNGVAHNDDLSLKSPLIRLGGAGDIDLGAERLDYLAKVTVVSTLQGQGGPELQALKGLTIPVRLSGPFTAIGWRIDFAGLAKEAAKEKIQEKKTEIKEKAREKLEEKLKGLFGK
- a CDS encoding PQQ-dependent sugar dehydrogenase, which translates into the protein MKSNRNASGPVCAGPSRLALATGVLGLLGAAAFPATAADGIRAQILARGLEHPWALAFIDQGRMLVTERPGRLRLVAPDGTVGAPIAGVPAVDAGGQGGLHDVVTDSGFAANRTIYLCYAEEGPGGNSTALASARLSADGRRLEQVKVLFSQRPKVRSSAHFGCRVVEASDGSLYLTLGDRYSRKEDAQTLDNHLGKIVRINKDGSVPPDNPFAGAGKPAGALPEIWSYGHRNSQGAALGPGGKLWMHEHGPQGGDEINRAEAGKNYGWPVITYGENYGGGKIGAGITAKAGMEQPLHYWTPSIAPSGMAFLKSDRYGKAWQGSLLVGSLKFDYLARLELRDGKVVREEKLLQDLGQRIRDVRMGPDGLLYILTDERRGQLIRLQPAP
- a CDS encoding NADH:flavin oxidoreductase/NADH oxidase encodes the protein MSTLFSPIKLGALTLPNRIVIAPMCQYSAQHGNATPWHLMHLGQLALSGAGMLIIEATAVEADGRISAQDLGLWSDANEQALASTLAAVREHSAMPIAVQLAHAGRKASVAPPWLGGHLRSSTEGGWRTWAPSPLPFTPGNEAPLALDQTGLARIREAFAAATLRAARIGIDAAELHAAHGYLLHQFLSPLTNRRDDAYGGSLQNRMRFPLEVFEAVRAAFPAAQPVGVRVSATDWVEGGWDLEQTAVFAAALKARGCDFLDVSSGGLSPQQQIALSSGYQVPFAEYLKKEIGMPSIAVGLITEARQAEAIVAAGQADMVALARGILYNPRWPWHAAAELGAQVDAAPQYLRCQPRELKALFRDAKIG